From a single Capsicum annuum cultivar UCD-10X-F1 chromosome 12, UCD10Xv1.1, whole genome shotgun sequence genomic region:
- the LOC107849143 gene encoding cytochrome P450 CYP736A12-like, giving the protein MLPSLYVALLSFLVGLLLHFIRLRWRPPPHRRLPPGPRGLPIFGNLHMLGTLPHRTLYDLSKNYCPIMFLKLGSIPAVIVSSPETAELILKTHDSVFARRPKIKAIKYISDGSKGLAFAPYGPQWRNARKFCTQELLTAEKIGSYGGMRKEEIGILVQQLKVVGGEVLDLGEKDW; this is encoded by the coding sequence ATGTTACCATCCTTGTACGTAGCACTTCTTTCATTTCTCGTGGGTCTTCTCCTACACTTCATCCGCCTCCGATGGAGGCCGCCACCACACCGGAGACTTCCTCCAGGCCCACGAGGCCTCCCGATATTCGGCAATCTCCACATGTTGGGTACCCTCCCTCATCGTACCCTCTACGACCTTTCCAAAAATTACTGTCCGATAATGTTCCTAAAACTCGGAAGTATTCCCGCAGTGATAGTTTCATCGCCGGAAACCGCCGAGCTCATACTGAAAACCCACGACTCCGTTTTCGCGAGGCGGCCAAAGATTAAGGCGATAAAATACATAAGTGACGGTTCTAAGGGTTTAGCCTTTGCACCTTATGGTCCACAGTGGCGTAATGCTCGGAAATTCTGCACCCAAGAGCTGCTGACGGCGGAGAAAATCGGGTCTTATGGGGGGATGAGGAAAGAGGAAATTGGCATTTTGGTGCAGCAGCTGAAGGTGGTGGGGGGTGAAGTGCTGGATTTGGGGGAGAAAGATTGGTGA